Proteins found in one Serinicoccus marinus DSM 15273 genomic segment:
- a CDS encoding 5-formyltetrahydrofolate cyclo-ligase, with product MSLPLPPYRPTGDVVADKAHWRALVRTARRDLIAAWSPADRPALARSLAEAGLTHLRRYARGSARADVAGMTVTAYEPMRTEPPVDGLTAALRGAGVRVLVPITFARPRLEWADLADPDRRPLGEDVLAEVDLAFVPGLAVSRDGVRLGQGGGYYDTVLPRLRESSAGAPVVIVLHDHEVVPRVPAADHDAVVDAVLRPTSGVVPVPVR from the coding sequence ATGAGCCTGCCGCTCCCGCCCTACCGTCCGACGGGCGACGTCGTCGCCGACAAGGCGCACTGGCGCGCGCTGGTCCGGACCGCGCGCCGCGACCTCATCGCCGCGTGGTCGCCGGCGGACCGGCCCGCCCTCGCCAGATCGCTCGCCGAGGCGGGTCTCACGCACCTGCGTCGGTATGCCCGTGGCTCGGCCCGCGCGGACGTCGCCGGGATGACCGTGACCGCCTACGAGCCGATGCGCACCGAGCCACCGGTCGACGGGCTGACCGCCGCGCTGCGCGGTGCGGGCGTGCGGGTGCTCGTGCCGATCACCTTCGCGCGACCGCGGCTGGAGTGGGCCGACCTGGCCGACCCCGACCGGCGCCCCCTCGGCGAGGACGTCCTCGCCGAGGTCGACCTGGCCTTCGTCCCCGGGCTCGCGGTCTCCCGCGACGGGGTGCGGCTGGGGCAGGGTGGGGGCTACTACGACACGGTGCTGCCGCGGCTGCGTGAGAGCTCCGCCGGGGCACCCGTGGTCATCGTGCTGCACGACCACGAGGTCGTGCCCCGGGTGCCCGCCGCGGACCACGACGCCGTGGTCGACGCGGTGCTGCGGCCGACCAGCGGCGTGGTGCCGGTCCCGGTGCGCTGA
- a CDS encoding PH domain-containing protein, with protein sequence MTVVQPEHVDVGPALREPAHQVSPRALRCWVVQNFIGSVLTWGVLFTIHWFLPDSWARWLGPLFVLIMVYNVLELILEPTIRYRRTRWEVTGERVFSQTGWLSREQRIAPLSRVQTVDTERGPIMRLFRLANVTVTTASAAGPITLPCLDTDLADRVTATWPGSPGRPG encoded by the coding sequence ATGACCGTCGTCCAGCCCGAGCACGTCGACGTCGGCCCGGCGCTGCGGGAGCCGGCGCACCAGGTGAGCCCGCGTGCGCTGCGTTGCTGGGTGGTGCAGAACTTCATCGGCAGCGTCCTCACGTGGGGCGTCCTGTTCACCATCCACTGGTTCCTGCCGGACTCCTGGGCGCGGTGGCTCGGGCCGCTGTTCGTCCTGATCATGGTCTACAACGTCCTCGAGCTGATCCTCGAGCCCACGATCCGCTACCGGCGCACGCGCTGGGAGGTCACCGGGGAGCGGGTGTTCTCCCAGACCGGGTGGCTCTCCCGCGAGCAGCGCATCGCGCCGCTGTCCCGGGTGCAGACGGTCGACACCGAGCGGGGGCCGATCATGCGGCTCTTCCGGCTCGCCAACGTCACCGTGACCACCGCCTCGGCCGCGGGACCGATCACCCTCCCGTGCCTGGACACCGACCTCGCCGACCGCGTCACCGCGACCTGGCCCGGGTCACCGGGCAGACCCGGGTGA
- a CDS encoding FmdB family zinc ribbon protein, with translation MKTVGGDVESDLVPTYSYACKDCGHAFDIQQAFTDDALTLCPECDGSLRKVFSAVGVVFKGSGFYRTDSRGSRSSGAGGSGAGGSGTSESGKGDSGKGETGAAGSGTSGASTGDSGTSGSGGVKGSSGSSGGTSTSGASSSTSSGSSGGSSTAAR, from the coding sequence GTGAAGACCGTCGGAGGCGACGTAGAATCCGACCTCGTGCCCACGTATTCATACGCCTGCAAGGACTGCGGTCACGCCTTCGACATCCAGCAGGCCTTCACCGACGACGCACTGACGCTATGCCCGGAGTGCGACGGATCGCTGCGCAAGGTCTTCAGCGCGGTCGGCGTGGTCTTCAAGGGCTCGGGCTTCTACCGCACCGACTCCCGCGGATCGCGTTCCTCCGGCGCGGGCGGGTCCGGCGCGGGCGGGTCCGGCACGAGCGAGTCGGGCAAGGGTGACTCGGGCAAGGGTGAGACGGGGGCGGCCGGGTCCGGCACGAGCGGGGCGAGCACCGGCGACTCCGGCACGAGCGGCTCCGGCGGGGTGAAGGGCTCCTCCGGCTCCTCCGGGGGCACGTCGACGTCCGGGGCCTCGTCGTCCACATCCTCGGGGTCCTCCGGCGGGTCGTCCACAGCCGCGCGCTGA
- a CDS encoding penicillin acylase family protein has product MEPSRTAEAVFALNAATDWEGFRGAAELFAVPSQNLLYADTEGNIGYQAPGLVPVRRAATHGTPPGYFPAPGWDEQYAWSGWVDFADLPSAYNPEDGMVVAANQAVVRGSTPFLTSEYDKGYRSTRILELLQERLEQGPLTAADMNDIQLDDTSTFALDVVPYLTSIDLDGRFYTEAQGLLRDWDGTAPAEGEQTAAAAYFYAVYDNLLEAVFDDELPPDLGATGNSRSMQVMAELMATPESVWWDDQRTPGVVESRDEVLRTALVDARLDLTRTVSKNPDDWSWGELHRADLRHQVLGEEGVPGLVQQMVNRGPLPVSGSSSMVNAMNWDASTDSFDVTSAPSMRMVVDLGDLDASTWVNQTGTSGHPFHSNYDDQTQAWVEGGTYPWAFTRAAVDEAGTDTLTLLPADE; this is encoded by the coding sequence CTGGAGCCCTCGCGCACCGCCGAGGCGGTCTTCGCGCTCAACGCTGCCACCGACTGGGAGGGTTTCCGTGGCGCGGCCGAGCTCTTCGCCGTGCCCTCGCAGAACCTGCTCTACGCCGACACCGAGGGCAACATCGGCTACCAGGCGCCCGGGCTGGTCCCGGTCCGACGGGCGGCGACCCACGGCACCCCGCCGGGCTACTTCCCCGCCCCCGGCTGGGACGAGCAGTATGCCTGGAGCGGGTGGGTCGACTTCGCGGACCTGCCCTCGGCCTACAACCCCGAGGACGGCATGGTCGTGGCCGCGAACCAGGCCGTGGTCCGTGGCTCGACCCCCTTCCTCACCAGCGAGTACGACAAGGGCTACCGCTCGACCCGCATCCTGGAGCTGCTGCAGGAGCGGCTCGAGCAGGGGCCGCTCACCGCGGCGGACATGAACGACATCCAGCTCGACGACACCAGCACCTTCGCGCTGGACGTGGTCCCCTACCTCACCTCGATCGATCTCGACGGCCGGTTCTACACCGAGGCGCAGGGTCTGCTGCGGGACTGGGACGGCACCGCCCCGGCGGAGGGGGAGCAGACGGCGGCCGCGGCATACTTCTACGCCGTCTACGACAACCTCCTCGAGGCGGTCTTCGACGACGAGCTCCCCCCGGACCTCGGGGCCACCGGCAACTCCCGCTCGATGCAGGTCATGGCCGAGCTCATGGCCACCCCCGAGAGTGTCTGGTGGGACGACCAGCGCACCCCCGGGGTCGTGGAGTCCCGGGACGAGGTGCTGCGCACGGCCCTGGTGGACGCGCGGCTGGACCTGACCCGCACGGTCTCCAAGAACCCGGACGACTGGAGCTGGGGCGAGCTGCACCGGGCGGACCTGCGCCACCAGGTCCTCGGTGAGGAGGGAGTGCCCGGCCTGGTGCAGCAGATGGTCAACCGCGGGCCGCTCCCGGTATCCGGCAGCAGCTCCATGGTCAACGCGATGAACTGGGACGCCAGCACGGACAGCTTCGACGTCACGTCGGCACCCTCGATGCGCATGGTCGTCGACCTCGGCGACCTCGACGCCTCCACCTGGGTCAACCAGACGGGCACCTCCGGCCATCCCTTCCACAGCAACTACGACGACCAGACGCAGGCGTGGGTCGAGGGCGGCACCTACCCGTGGGCCTTCACCCGGGCCGCCGTGGACGAGGCGGGCACCGACACTCTCACGCTGCTGCCGGCGGACGAGTGA
- the argF gene encoding ornithine carbamoyltransferase, whose amino-acid sequence MTVDLRGRSLLSLVEETPEEIRSLLDLAAELKAAKRAGTEERRLVGRSVALIFEKTSTRTRSAFEVAAADQGAHTTFLDPKSTQIGHKESIKDTARVLGRMYDAIQYRGAAQSTVEQLVRYAGVPVYNGLTDEWHPTQMLADALTMAEHCDKPWSQISYAYLGDARNNTGHSLLLLGAKLGMDVRVGAPAGLQPDPSVVALCQEVAETTGARVTITDDPLAAVSGVDFVHTDVWVSIGEPADAWGERIEQLMPFQVDADLMAATRNPAARFMHCLPAFHDTDTAVGRELMDTHPELKDGLEVTDEVFESPASIVFDQAENRLHTIKALLVATLA is encoded by the coding sequence ATGACCGTGGACCTGCGGGGCCGCAGCCTGCTGTCCCTGGTGGAGGAGACGCCGGAGGAGATCCGGTCGCTGCTCGACCTCGCCGCCGAGCTCAAGGCCGCCAAGCGCGCCGGCACCGAGGAGCGCCGCCTCGTCGGCCGGTCGGTCGCGCTGATCTTCGAGAAGACCTCGACCCGCACCCGCAGCGCCTTCGAGGTGGCCGCCGCCGACCAGGGCGCCCACACCACCTTCCTCGACCCCAAGAGCACCCAGATCGGGCACAAGGAGTCGATCAAGGACACCGCCCGCGTCCTCGGTCGGATGTACGACGCGATCCAGTACCGCGGCGCGGCCCAGTCGACCGTCGAGCAGCTCGTCCGGTATGCCGGTGTGCCGGTCTACAACGGCCTCACCGACGAGTGGCACCCGACGCAGATGCTCGCCGACGCCCTCACCATGGCCGAGCACTGCGACAAGCCGTGGTCGCAGATCTCCTACGCCTACCTCGGCGACGCCCGCAACAACACCGGTCACTCGTTGCTGCTGCTGGGCGCCAAGCTCGGCATGGACGTCCGCGTCGGTGCCCCGGCCGGGCTGCAGCCTGACCCCTCCGTGGTCGCCCTGTGCCAGGAGGTCGCCGAGACCACCGGTGCGCGGGTGACGATCACCGACGACCCCCTCGCCGCCGTCTCCGGCGTGGACTTCGTGCACACTGACGTCTGGGTCTCCATCGGGGAGCCGGCCGACGCCTGGGGAGAGCGGATCGAGCAGCTGATGCCCTTCCAGGTCGATGCCGATCTCATGGCGGCCACGCGCAACCCGGCGGCGCGCTTCATGCACTGCCTGCCGGCCTTCCACGACACCGACACCGCAGTGGGGCGAGAGCTGATGGACACCCATCCGGAGCTGAAGGACGGTCTCGAGGTGACCGACGAGGTCTTCGAGTCGCCGGCCAGCATCGTCTTCGACCAGGCGGAGAACCGCCTGCACACCATCAAGGCCCTCCTCGTGGCGACCCTCGCATGA
- the glp gene encoding gephyrin-like molybdotransferase Glp, producing MISVDEHLDSVLAQVEPVAPVTLPVRRAQGLVTTADVHSGVDLPRFDNSSMDGYAVRRADLEGASSESPVVLPVAGDVAAGDQSQHVLAPGQVWRIMTGAPMPEGADAVVKVEDTDGHPHEPQLRVHPDEGAHIRRAGEDVRAGDLILPAGSRVGAGEIAALLSSGVTEVEVVGPVRVAILSTGDELVPAGEPVGPGQIVDSNGPMLEALVRDAGAHVVHVGHLPDDEGATKKQLHRMLDHADLVITTGGVSKGEFDLVKKVLTGQGSMEFVEVAMQPGKPQGFGVLGRRDVPVFTLPGNPVSTLVSFEVFVRPALQRRAGRREGARLARGFATTGWRSSPDRQTYTRVRVDRDPTGAYAVSPAGGAGSHLVGPLAVADALAISEPEVNEVSAGSELDLLLLRPRAEIDARLHAEGQGDEAGEDG from the coding sequence ATGATCTCCGTCGACGAGCACCTGGACTCCGTGCTGGCTCAGGTCGAGCCGGTGGCCCCGGTCACGCTGCCGGTCCGGCGTGCGCAGGGCCTCGTGACCACCGCCGACGTGCACAGCGGCGTCGACCTGCCGCGCTTCGACAACTCCTCGATGGATGGGTATGCCGTCCGCCGGGCCGACCTCGAGGGGGCCAGCAGCGAGAGCCCGGTCGTGCTGCCCGTCGCCGGCGACGTCGCCGCGGGCGACCAGTCGCAGCACGTGCTCGCCCCTGGGCAGGTGTGGCGGATCATGACCGGCGCCCCCATGCCCGAGGGCGCCGACGCCGTCGTCAAGGTCGAGGACACCGACGGGCACCCGCACGAGCCGCAGCTGCGCGTCCACCCCGACGAGGGGGCGCACATCCGCCGCGCGGGCGAGGACGTCAGGGCCGGGGACCTGATCCTGCCCGCGGGGAGCCGGGTCGGGGCGGGGGAGATCGCCGCGCTGCTGTCCTCGGGGGTGACCGAGGTCGAGGTCGTCGGGCCGGTGCGGGTGGCGATCCTGTCGACGGGTGACGAGCTCGTGCCCGCCGGCGAGCCCGTCGGCCCCGGGCAGATCGTCGACAGCAACGGCCCGATGCTGGAGGCGCTGGTGCGCGACGCCGGGGCCCACGTCGTGCACGTCGGGCACCTGCCCGACGACGAGGGTGCCACCAAGAAGCAGCTGCACCGGATGCTGGACCACGCCGACCTCGTCATCACCACCGGTGGCGTGAGCAAGGGCGAGTTCGACCTCGTCAAGAAGGTGCTCACCGGCCAGGGGTCGATGGAGTTCGTCGAGGTCGCGATGCAGCCCGGCAAGCCGCAGGGCTTCGGGGTGCTGGGGCGTCGCGACGTGCCCGTCTTCACGCTGCCGGGCAACCCGGTGAGCACGCTGGTGAGCTTCGAGGTCTTCGTGCGGCCGGCGCTGCAGCGCAGAGCCGGACGGCGCGAGGGCGCCCGGCTCGCGCGCGGCTTCGCCACGACCGGGTGGCGCAGCTCGCCGGACCGGCAGACGTATACCCGGGTGCGGGTCGACCGCGACCCCACCGGCGCGTATGCCGTCTCGCCCGCCGGCGGTGCCGGGTCGCACCTCGTCGGGCCGCTCGCCGTCGCCGACGCGCTGGCGATCTCGGAGCCGGAAGTGAACGAGGTGTCCGCCGGGTCCGAGCTGGACCTGCTGCTGCTGCGGCCACGCGCCGAGATCGACGCCCGGCTGCACGCCGAGGGGCAGGGTGACGAGGCGGGCGAGGACGGCTGA
- a CDS encoding GNAT family N-acetyltransferase, with product MSWRWPVSVRHQLPDGRALVLRPLERADRAAWESLRRRNEAWLRPWESTAPGERTPNLPFPRLRRVLDRGARDGLVLPFVIDVDGEIVGQIQLFDVLWGARQAGWAGYWLDRQATGRGVATWALAALVDHALLEVGLHRVEVAIRPQNSASLAVVTRLRIPEEGRQRGLMHVDGGWADHRLFAVVAEDLRPGGYAPGGLVALMHGRAG from the coding sequence GTGAGCTGGCGCTGGCCCGTCAGCGTCCGGCACCAGCTCCCCGACGGCAGGGCGCTGGTCCTGCGGCCGCTGGAGCGGGCCGACCGGGCCGCCTGGGAGTCCTTGCGGCGCCGCAACGAGGCCTGGCTGCGGCCGTGGGAGTCGACCGCGCCGGGCGAGAGGACGCCGAACCTGCCCTTCCCGCGGTTGCGGCGGGTCCTGGACCGCGGCGCGCGGGACGGGCTGGTCCTGCCCTTCGTCATCGACGTGGACGGGGAGATCGTCGGCCAGATCCAGCTCTTCGACGTGCTCTGGGGCGCGCGGCAGGCCGGGTGGGCCGGCTACTGGCTCGACCGGCAGGCGACCGGGCGCGGGGTGGCGACGTGGGCGCTCGCGGCGCTGGTCGACCACGCGCTCCTTGAGGTGGGCCTGCACCGCGTCGAGGTGGCGATCCGACCGCAGAACTCCGCCTCCCTCGCCGTGGTCACCCGGCTGCGCATCCCGGAGGAGGGTCGCCAGCGCGGGCTCATGCACGTCGACGGAGGGTGGGCCGACCACCGGCTCTTCGCCGTGGTCGCCGAGGACCTGCGGCCGGGCGGGTATGCCCCGGGTGGCCTGGTCGCGCTGATGCACGGCCGCGCCGGGTGA
- a CDS encoding SAF domain-containing protein — translation MTRRAARSGTSSRRELARVLRHPVLRRWLAAALAAITVGGSLHLVLTRPQPDEVPVVVAARQLAVGTTLSARDTELRHVPPDLLPEGFLSAAPEVGASLAVPVQAGEVLTTADLRTSALLDGLEGEVAVWLPVTDAAVATATVAGDRIDVHSPVDGDRVARGALVLRPGTGEEPGLWVAVDEGTAGDLAAARGADPLGAALLVAVRATGG, via the coding sequence GTGACCCGACGAGCAGCCCGATCCGGCACCTCCTCCCGACGTGAGCTGGCCCGTGTGCTGCGACATCCGGTGCTGCGGCGCTGGCTGGCGGCGGCCCTCGCGGCGATCACGGTGGGCGGCAGCCTGCACCTGGTGCTGACCCGCCCGCAGCCCGACGAGGTCCCGGTGGTCGTCGCCGCCCGGCAGCTCGCCGTCGGCACCACTCTGTCCGCGCGCGACACCGAGCTGCGCCACGTGCCGCCGGACCTGCTGCCCGAGGGGTTCCTCTCCGCCGCCCCTGAGGTCGGCGCTTCCCTCGCGGTGCCGGTGCAGGCCGGGGAGGTGCTGACGACCGCGGACCTGCGCACCAGCGCGCTGCTCGACGGGCTCGAGGGTGAGGTGGCGGTCTGGCTGCCCGTGACCGACGCGGCGGTGGCGACGGCCACGGTCGCCGGCGACCGGATCGACGTCCACTCCCCCGTGGACGGGGACCGGGTGGCCCGGGGTGCGCTCGTGCTACGGCCCGGCACGGGAGAGGAGCCCGGCCTGTGGGTGGCCGTCGACGAGGGCACGGCCGGCGACCTGGCCGCGGCCCGGGGCGCCGACCCGCTCGGCGCTGCGCTGCTCGTGGCGGTCCGCGCGACCGGTGGTTGA
- a CDS encoding PH domain-containing protein has product MWIFEALPWWGPLAVLAVVGLLNLLIAESAWRNLGHGLTDGHVIVQTGAVIRSREVLERAGIIGWTLDQSFFQRRLGLADLTATTAAGNERLLAPNIPVPLAVDLADRATPGMLDGFRA; this is encoded by the coding sequence GTGTGGATCTTCGAGGCGCTGCCCTGGTGGGGGCCGCTCGCCGTGCTGGCCGTCGTCGGCCTCCTCAACCTGCTGATCGCCGAGAGCGCGTGGCGCAACCTCGGGCACGGGCTCACCGACGGGCACGTGATCGTGCAGACCGGCGCCGTCATCCGCAGCCGCGAGGTGCTCGAGCGGGCGGGCATCATCGGGTGGACCCTCGACCAGAGCTTCTTCCAGCGCCGCCTCGGGCTCGCGGACCTCACCGCCACCACCGCAGCGGGCAACGAACGGTTGCTGGCGCCCAACATCCCGGTGCCGCTCGCGGTCGACCTCGCCGACCGGGCCACCCCGGGAATGCTCGACGGCTTCCGCGCGTAG
- a CDS encoding penicillin acylase family protein — MSRPLWQRVAVPTVAILVVVAVATAVIGVGLARRAFPQVSGELELPGLAGPVEVVRDERGVPHIYADTAEDLFRAQGFVAAQDRFFQMDLRRHIVSGRLSELVGEGGLETDRVIRTLGWRRVAEQELSLLSPDARTYLAAYASGVNAYIDSRSGPSAMGVEYVALSQSAPGYTVRDWDEVDSLAWLKAMAWDLRGNYDDELARGRLVGEVSLDQLENLYPDYPADEHPPILDRSEWSPPERPAPGVSDTRGGARGTVLAPVPGQGDPADIAGLTEPQAPDGPTSGMTRNWLAGGSPDARDALADTGTVLAAVPELLGEGEGIGSNSWVVSGEHTESGMPLLANDPHLAITQPGIWMQSGLHCREVDEACPFDVTGFTFAGFPGVVIGHNQSIAWGFTNLDPDVTDFYLEDTAGDTVLREDEHVPMDVRTETIRVAGGDDVELEVRETSHGPIVSDVLAETGVMGANGPIDGVATSVTSRVATSR; from the coding sequence GTGTCCCGACCTCTGTGGCAGCGCGTGGCCGTGCCCACGGTCGCGATCCTCGTGGTCGTGGCGGTGGCCACGGCCGTGATCGGCGTGGGCCTCGCGAGGCGCGCCTTCCCGCAGGTCTCCGGCGAGCTGGAGCTGCCCGGTCTCGCCGGTCCCGTCGAGGTGGTCCGGGACGAGCGGGGCGTGCCGCACATCTACGCCGACACCGCGGAGGACCTCTTCCGCGCACAGGGTTTCGTCGCCGCCCAGGACCGCTTCTTCCAGATGGACCTGCGTCGCCACATCGTCAGCGGGCGGCTGTCCGAGCTCGTGGGCGAGGGCGGCCTGGAGACGGACCGGGTGATCCGCACGCTGGGGTGGCGCCGCGTCGCCGAGCAGGAGCTCTCGCTGCTGTCCCCGGACGCGCGGACCTACCTCGCCGCCTACGCCTCCGGCGTCAACGCCTACATCGACAGCCGCAGCGGCCCCTCCGCGATGGGGGTGGAGTACGTCGCGCTGTCGCAGAGCGCCCCGGGCTACACCGTGCGCGACTGGGACGAGGTCGACTCGCTCGCCTGGCTCAAGGCGATGGCCTGGGACCTGCGCGGCAACTACGACGACGAGCTCGCCCGCGGCCGCCTGGTCGGCGAGGTCTCCCTGGACCAGCTGGAGAACCTCTACCCCGACTACCCCGCCGACGAGCACCCGCCGATCCTCGACCGCAGCGAGTGGTCGCCGCCGGAGCGGCCCGCACCAGGGGTCAGCGACACGCGAGGTGGCGCCCGCGGCACGGTCCTGGCCCCGGTCCCCGGTCAGGGGGACCCGGCCGACATCGCCGGGCTCACCGAGCCGCAGGCCCCGGACGGACCGACCTCCGGGATGACGCGCAACTGGCTGGCCGGGGGGAGCCCGGACGCGCGGGACGCCCTGGCCGACACCGGCACGGTGCTGGCGGCCGTGCCCGAACTGCTCGGCGAGGGGGAGGGGATCGGCTCCAACTCGTGGGTCGTCTCCGGCGAGCACACCGAGAGCGGTATGCCGCTGCTCGCCAACGACCCGCACCTGGCGATCACGCAGCCCGGGATCTGGATGCAGAGCGGCCTGCACTGCCGGGAGGTGGACGAGGCCTGCCCCTTCGACGTCACAGGCTTCACCTTCGCCGGTTTCCCCGGCGTCGTCATCGGCCACAACCAGTCCATCGCCTGGGGCTTCACCAACCTCGACCCCGACGTCACCGACTTCTACCTCGAGGACACCGCCGGCGACACGGTCCTGCGCGAGGACGAGCACGTGCCGATGGACGTGCGCACCGAGACCATCCGGGTGGCCGGCGGTGACGACGTGGAGCTGGAGGTGCGGGAGACCTCCCACGGGCCGATCGTCTCCGACGTGCTCGCCGAGACCGGTGTCATGGGCGCCAACGGGCCGATCGACGGGGTCGCGACCTCCGTGACTTCGAGGGTCGCGACCTCCCGCTGA
- the mscL gene encoding large conductance mechanosensitive channel protein MscL, with protein sequence MLSGFKDFIMRGNVIELAVAVVIGSAFAAVVDTIVSSIITPLLNAAGGAEVGGLKFEIINGRADTAMDFAAIINALIVFLLTAAVVYFVLVSPMNKVSERMNRNKPVEEEIVTDEVATLREIRDLLAQRRADGSL encoded by the coding sequence ATGCTCAGCGGCTTCAAGGACTTCATCATGCGCGGCAACGTGATCGAGCTGGCCGTCGCGGTCGTCATCGGCTCGGCCTTCGCCGCGGTCGTCGACACCATCGTCTCCAGCATCATCACCCCGCTGCTCAACGCCGCGGGTGGCGCCGAGGTCGGCGGTCTCAAGTTCGAGATCATCAACGGTCGCGCCGACACCGCGATGGACTTCGCGGCCATCATCAACGCCCTCATCGTCTTCCTGCTCACCGCGGCCGTCGTGTACTTCGTGCTCGTCTCCCCGATGAACAAGGTGAGCGAGCGCATGAACCGCAACAAGCCGGTCGAGGAGGAGATCGTCACCGACGAGGTGGCCACGCTCCGCGAGATCCGCGACCTGCTGGCCCAGCGCCGCGCGGACGGCTCGCTCTGA
- a CDS encoding PH domain-containing protein, producing the protein MSEPHAPGAGPEVEERPDVAGMPPVGTADAGPDDGWHRLSPRMLLVHPLLALRSMIVPLALVVFQVMRGDGLSGGGPWIWIALVFPVLAVVFGLLSWHFTRYRFTPEQLQLRTGWLNRKLVTAPLDRIRSVDLESSLLRRVLGLTKAQVGTGVDTSQITLDGLPREQAAQLRVDLLARSHLADDEVAEAGTPQDAPAGEPERSLPAPEEELARIDWSWLRYAPFSLSSLVVVAGALGVLGQFGDDIPVDEVAVAEGAWEWVVAQAVAVLVLGALAILLISWLLVSTISYVITWWNLRLVREGGGKIRLTRGLFTTRSQTLESGKIRGVLMTEQFLLRFVRGGELAALATGVGAGGSVIKLLPRRPARWSRTSDTSCWARTARSRCRSSGTGPGPGVGSTFGASGAASSWRGSRAYRPSSSTCGSSRRCPGGGRSPCWPSSASSTC; encoded by the coding sequence GTGAGCGAGCCGCACGCCCCCGGCGCCGGGCCGGAGGTCGAGGAGCGGCCCGACGTCGCGGGTATGCCGCCGGTGGGCACCGCCGACGCCGGTCCGGACGACGGCTGGCACCGGCTCAGCCCCCGGATGCTGCTGGTCCACCCGTTGCTGGCGCTGCGGTCGATGATCGTCCCGCTCGCCCTGGTCGTCTTCCAGGTCATGCGTGGTGACGGTCTCAGCGGCGGCGGCCCGTGGATCTGGATCGCGCTGGTCTTCCCTGTGCTGGCGGTCGTCTTCGGCCTGCTCTCCTGGCACTTCACCCGCTACCGCTTCACCCCCGAGCAGCTGCAGCTGCGCACCGGGTGGCTCAACCGCAAGCTCGTCACCGCCCCGCTGGACCGCATCCGCAGCGTCGACCTGGAGTCCTCGCTGCTGCGCCGGGTCCTCGGGCTGACCAAGGCGCAGGTCGGCACGGGCGTCGACACCTCGCAGATCACCCTCGACGGGCTGCCGCGCGAGCAGGCCGCGCAGCTGCGGGTGGACCTGCTGGCCCGGTCCCACCTCGCCGACGACGAGGTCGCGGAGGCCGGGACGCCGCAGGACGCGCCGGCGGGCGAGCCCGAGCGCAGCCTGCCCGCCCCGGAGGAGGAGCTGGCCCGGATCGACTGGAGCTGGCTGCGGTATGCGCCGTTCAGCCTGTCCAGCCTCGTCGTCGTCGCGGGTGCCCTCGGTGTGCTCGGCCAGTTCGGCGACGACATCCCCGTCGACGAGGTCGCCGTCGCCGAGGGCGCCTGGGAGTGGGTGGTGGCCCAGGCCGTCGCCGTCCTGGTCCTCGGCGCGCTCGCGATCCTGCTGATCAGCTGGCTCCTCGTGTCGACGATCTCCTACGTCATCACGTGGTGGAACCTCCGCTTGGTCCGGGAGGGCGGCGGCAAGATCCGGCTCACCCGGGGGCTGTTCACCACCAGGAGCCAGACCCTGGAGAGCGGCAAGATCCGCGGCGTCCTGATGACCGAGCAGTTCCTGCTGCGCTTCGTGCGCGGCGGTGAGCTGGCCGCCCTCGCCACCGGGGTCGGTGCGGGCGGCAGCGTCATCAAGCTGCTCCCCCGGCGCCCCGCCAGGTGGTCCAGGACGTCGGACACCAGCTGCTGGGCGAGGACGGCCCGCTCACGATGCCGCTCGTCGGGCACGGGCCCCGGGCCCGGCGTCGGATCCACGTTCGGCGCCAGTGGGGCAGCCTCGTCCTGGCGGGGCTCGCGTGCATACCGACCTTCGTCCTCGACGTGTGGATCTTCGAGGCGCTGCCCTGGTGGGGGCCGCTCGCCGTGCTGGCCGTCGTCGGCCTCCTCAACCTGCTGA
- the moaC gene encoding cyclic pyranopterin monophosphate synthase MoaC yields MGHEPRLTHLRADGSAHMVDVSTKEVTARSATARGRVDLSADAVAALRDGTVPKGDALGVARIAGIQAAKRTPDLVPLCHPIAIHAVEVDLTVDDGGVEITATVRTADRTGIEMEALTCVSVAALALVDMVKAVDKLAVIGGVRVVAKSGGRSGDWVRTEARGR; encoded by the coding sequence ATGGGGCACGAGCCGCGGCTGACCCACCTGCGGGCCGACGGGTCGGCCCACATGGTCGACGTCAGCACCAAGGAGGTCACCGCGCGCAGCGCCACGGCGCGTGGACGCGTCGACCTGTCGGCGGACGCGGTCGCCGCGCTGCGGGACGGCACCGTGCCCAAGGGCGACGCCCTCGGGGTGGCGCGGATCGCGGGCATCCAGGCGGCCAAGCGCACGCCGGACCTCGTGCCGCTGTGCCACCCGATCGCGATCCACGCTGTCGAGGTGGACCTGACGGTCGACGACGGCGGGGTGGAGATCACCGCGACGGTGCGCACCGCCGACCGCACCGGGATCGAGATGGAGGCGCTGACCTGCGTGAGCGTCGCCGCGCTGGCCCTGGTCGACATGGTCAAGGCGGTGGACAAGCTGGCGGTGATCGGCGGGGTGCGGGTGGTCGCGAAGTCCGGGGGTCGGTCGGGGGACTGGGTCCGCACCGAGGCGAGGGGCCGGTGA